Proteins from a single region of Streptomyces spectabilis:
- the rsgA gene encoding ribosome small subunit-dependent GTPase A, with protein sequence MRRYGKHTDEDDVRVRPNRKGNRPRTNIRPKHEDAADGMVLTVDRGRLTCLVDDRVVVAMKARELGRKAAVVGDQVALVGDLSGDKDTLARIVRITPRTSVLRRTADDDDPFERVVVANADQLAIVTALADPEPRPRLIDRCLVAAYDGGLTPLLIMTKSDLAPPDKLLELYGDLDIPYVVTSREELENGTAVARVRAELDGKITAFVGHSGVGKTTLVNALVPEERRRSTGHVNAVTGRGRHTTTSALALPLDGDEGWVVDTPGVRSFGLHHVDPSRVIHAFPDLEPGTENCPRACSHDEPDCALDAWVAEGHADPARLYSLRRLLATRERTDGD encoded by the coding sequence ATGCGCCGCTACGGCAAGCACACCGACGAGGACGACGTCCGGGTCCGCCCCAACCGCAAGGGCAACCGTCCCCGTACGAACATCCGCCCCAAGCACGAGGACGCGGCCGACGGAATGGTCCTCACCGTCGACCGCGGCCGCCTGACCTGTCTGGTCGACGACCGGGTCGTGGTCGCGATGAAGGCCCGTGAGCTGGGCCGCAAGGCCGCGGTGGTCGGCGACCAGGTCGCCCTCGTGGGCGACCTGTCCGGCGACAAGGACACCCTCGCCCGCATCGTGCGCATCACCCCGCGCACCTCGGTGCTCCGCCGCACGGCGGACGACGACGATCCGTTCGAGCGCGTGGTCGTCGCCAACGCCGACCAGCTCGCCATCGTCACGGCCCTCGCCGACCCCGAGCCGCGCCCGCGCCTGATCGACCGCTGTCTGGTCGCCGCGTACGACGGCGGGCTCACCCCGCTGCTGATCATGACCAAGTCGGACCTCGCCCCGCCGGACAAACTCCTGGAGCTCTACGGCGACCTGGACATCCCCTACGTCGTCACCAGCCGCGAGGAGCTGGAGAACGGCACGGCGGTGGCGCGCGTGCGCGCCGAACTCGACGGCAAGATCACGGCGTTCGTCGGGCACTCCGGCGTCGGCAAGACCACCCTGGTGAACGCGCTGGTCCCCGAGGAGCGACGGCGCAGCACCGGCCATGTCAACGCGGTCACGGGCCGCGGCCGCCACACCACCACGTCCGCGCTCGCGCTGCCCCTCGACGGCGACGAGGGCTGGGTGGTCGACACCCCGGGCGTGCGCTCCTTCGGCCTGCACCACGTGGACCCCTCGCGGGTCATCCACGCCTTCCCCGACCTGGAGCCCGGCACCGAGAACTGCCCGCGCGCGTGCAGCCACGACGAGCCCGACTGCGCGCTCGACGCGTGGGTGGCCGAGGGCCACGCGGACCCGGCGCGGCTCTACTCACTGCGCAGGCTGCTCGCCACCCGGGAGCGGACCGACGGCGACTGA
- a CDS encoding DMT family transporter has protein sequence MAWLLVIVAGILETGFAVCLKLSHGFTRVWPTIAFACFALGSFGLLTLALKKLDVGPAYAVWTGIGAAGTAIYGMIFLGDLVSALKIVSISLVIAGVIGLQLSGSAH, from the coding sequence ATGGCGTGGCTGCTGGTCATCGTCGCCGGGATCCTCGAGACGGGCTTCGCGGTCTGCCTGAAGCTGTCGCACGGCTTCACCCGCGTCTGGCCCACCATCGCCTTCGCGTGCTTCGCCCTGGGCAGCTTCGGCCTGCTCACGCTGGCCCTGAAGAAGCTGGACGTGGGCCCGGCGTACGCGGTCTGGACGGGCATCGGCGCCGCGGGCACGGCCATCTACGGCATGATCTTCCTCGGCGACCTGGTCTCCGCCCTCAAGATCGTCTCGATCTCCCTCGTGATCGCCGGGGTCATCGGCCTCCAGCTGTCGGGCTCGGCCCACTGA